A genomic stretch from Chitinophaga lutea includes:
- a CDS encoding SGNH/GDSL hydrolase family protein gives MKFRVLSVCFLLLMLHSASAQSSETTVDWKGFKKVKFRFADRDAFYVMPRQPLPGNPWVWRAHFPDWHTEMDSILLTRGFHVAYVNTNNLFGHPQAMQVWDAFYAYMTGTKQMAPKVALEGVSRGGLYVYGWAKRNPGKVACIYAEAPVCDPKSWPGGKGRGKGAPDQWAQWLQLFGKTEATAGDYTDIPLKDLAGLAAFKVPVLHVIGLHDSIVPAEENTFPLIQEYTRLGGPATVIPMTRGEQNLAGHHFYIEQPAQLADFIERHSVPVSRPLGSSAYIERNASLNRAFQKFRQTKTGTVAFLGGSITYNKGWRNKVSQYLEESFPGTTFTFIAAGIPSLGSTPHAFRFHRDVLGKGTPDLLFVEAAVNDRGNGFSETAQVRALEGILRQLYRQNPAAATVMMAFSDPHKNADYDAGKEPVEVAVHKKVAKHYGASFINLSREVYDRIKAGEFTWAYDFKDLHPSPFGQEIYFRTMKTMLQEQPATAAAPGAMPARLNPFAYDNGRYHAVQEAAQLKGFRVVDSWKPADEAGTRDGFVNIPVLEGQQPGATFELTFKGRGIGLAVLAGPDAGTIRYRIDGKPARTLSLHTQWSKRLHLPWYLMLDDELAPGKHRLQVEILQEHDPAATGTACRIAHFLVNE, from the coding sequence ATGAAATTCCGCGTACTGTCTGTGTGCTTCCTGCTCCTCATGCTGCACAGCGCATCGGCCCAAAGCAGTGAAACTACCGTTGACTGGAAAGGGTTCAAAAAAGTAAAGTTCCGCTTCGCGGACCGGGATGCCTTCTATGTAATGCCCCGTCAGCCGCTGCCCGGCAACCCCTGGGTCTGGCGCGCACATTTCCCCGACTGGCATACGGAGATGGACAGCATCCTGTTGACACGCGGCTTCCACGTAGCATACGTCAATACCAATAACCTCTTTGGCCATCCGCAGGCGATGCAGGTGTGGGATGCCTTTTATGCTTATATGACCGGCACTAAACAGATGGCTCCGAAGGTGGCGCTGGAAGGTGTTAGCCGGGGAGGACTGTATGTGTACGGATGGGCGAAGCGCAACCCCGGGAAAGTAGCTTGTATCTATGCGGAAGCGCCGGTTTGTGATCCTAAAAGCTGGCCGGGCGGAAAGGGCCGCGGCAAAGGTGCGCCGGATCAATGGGCCCAATGGCTGCAATTATTCGGGAAAACGGAAGCCACCGCCGGCGACTACACGGATATTCCGTTGAAAGATCTGGCAGGACTGGCGGCCTTCAAAGTGCCGGTACTGCACGTGATCGGCCTGCACGATTCCATTGTGCCGGCGGAGGAAAATACTTTCCCGCTCATCCAGGAATACACCCGCCTGGGGGGACCGGCAACGGTCATTCCCATGACGAGGGGGGAACAGAACCTGGCAGGGCATCATTTTTACATTGAACAGCCCGCACAGCTGGCGGATTTTATAGAACGCCACAGCGTGCCCGTCAGCCGGCCACTCGGTAGCAGTGCGTACATCGAAAGAAACGCCTCACTCAACCGCGCATTTCAAAAGTTTCGCCAGACGAAAACCGGAACGGTGGCCTTCCTTGGTGGATCCATCACATACAATAAAGGCTGGCGCAATAAAGTGTCGCAGTACCTCGAGGAATCATTTCCCGGTACGACATTCACATTCATCGCAGCAGGTATTCCGTCCCTCGGCAGCACGCCGCACGCCTTCCGCTTTCACCGCGATGTGTTGGGCAAAGGCACGCCCGATTTGTTGTTCGTGGAAGCGGCGGTGAACGACCGGGGCAATGGTTTTTCTGAAACCGCGCAGGTGCGCGCCCTGGAAGGCATCCTCCGGCAGCTGTACCGGCAAAACCCGGCTGCGGCGACCGTTATGATGGCTTTTTCCGATCCTCATAAAAACGCAGATTACGACGCGGGTAAAGAGCCGGTGGAAGTAGCGGTGCACAAAAAAGTGGCAAAACATTACGGTGCGTCTTTCATCAATTTGTCGCGCGAGGTGTACGACCGCATCAAAGCCGGTGAATTCACCTGGGCGTATGATTTCAAAGACCTGCATCCTTCGCCGTTCGGCCAGGAGATTTATTTCCGGACGATGAAAACGATGCTGCAGGAGCAACCGGCCACGGCGGCCGCACCGGGCGCAATGCCCGCACGATTGAATCCGTTTGCATACGACAATGGCCGTTACCACGCTGTGCAGGAAGCAGCACAGTTAAAAGGGTTCCGGGTGGTGGATAGCTGGAAACCGGCAGACGAGGCCGGCACCCGCGATGGTTTCGTGAACATTCCCGTGCTGGAAGGGCAGCAGCCCGGCGCTACGTTCGAACTGACGTTCAAAGGCCGTGGTATCGGCCTTGCCGTACTGGCAGGGCCGGATGCAGGAACTATCCGCTACCGCATCGACGGCAAACCGGCCCGCACCCTTAGCCTGCATACCCAGTGGAGCAAGCGCCTCCACCTGCCCTGGTACCTGATGCTCGATGACGAGCTGGCTCCCGGCAAACACCGCCTCCAGGTGGAAATACTGCAGGAGCATGATCCCGCGGCCACAGGCACGGCCTGCCGCATCGCCCATTTCCTTGTGAACGAATAA
- a CDS encoding class I SAM-dependent methyltransferase, which yields MAPHNSTERFGNRVDDYVKYRPGYPAAVIDYLQQRFGLPSGSAVADVGSGTGISAALLLEAGYEVTGVEPNGPMREKSVELLGHFPGFRAVNGTAEHTGLETGSMDAVVAGQAFHWFNAAQTRPEFKRILKPQGIVVLIWNERLTDDAFSAAYDELIVRHASDYKQVDHRNTDEEKISAFFHPAAFESATFPNRQVFDFDGLKGRLGSSSYVPAPGEAGYDAMVEDLRVLFHRFQENGTVTVRYATKLYAGTL from the coding sequence ATGGCACCACATAACAGTACCGAACGGTTTGGCAACCGTGTAGACGATTACGTTAAATACCGCCCCGGTTATCCTGCTGCGGTCATCGATTACCTGCAGCAACGCTTCGGCCTGCCTTCAGGCAGCGCTGTGGCGGATGTAGGCTCCGGTACGGGCATTTCTGCGGCCCTGTTGCTGGAGGCCGGTTACGAGGTGACCGGTGTGGAGCCCAATGGTCCCATGCGCGAAAAGTCGGTAGAGCTGCTGGGGCATTTCCCGGGCTTCCGCGCGGTGAACGGCACGGCCGAGCATACCGGTCTCGAAACAGGCAGTATGGACGCCGTGGTGGCGGGACAGGCCTTCCACTGGTTCAATGCCGCTCAAACACGCCCGGAATTCAAAAGGATCCTCAAACCGCAGGGGATCGTGGTGCTTATCTGGAATGAAAGGCTGACCGACGATGCGTTTTCGGCGGCGTACGATGAACTGATCGTTCGCCATGCCAGCGATTACAAGCAGGTCGATCATCGCAATACGGATGAAGAAAAAATCAGCGCATTTTTCCATCCTGCCGCATTTGAGAGCGCGACCTTTCCAAACCGCCAGGTGTTTGACTTCGACGGGCTGAAAGGCCGGCTCGGTTCTTCGTCGTATGTGCCGGCGCCGGGTGAAGCGGGTTATGATGCGATGGTGGAAGACCTGCGTGTATTGTTCCATCGCTTTCAGGAGAACGGTACTGTTACGGTGCGGTATGCGACCAAATTGTACGCGGGAACGTTATAA
- a CDS encoding serine hydrolase domain-containing protein, with the protein MKHQKGFFLLAGLIILSAYHTTSAQLKPDRAVRIDAVINKHIAARHIPGATALILRHGKVIYQQSFGYADMETRRAMRADDIFRIASQSKALTSLAVMMLWEEGKFLLDDPLSRYIPAFKAPKVLVSHNPADDSYTTRPASREITIRDLLRHTSGIAYAAVFSDPVMQRIYANAGIPSGIGTSTSTIREKMELLATLPLQHDPGAAFTYGLNTDLLGYLVEIWSGQPLDVFMRQRVFEPLEMKDTWFHLPAGKKDRLVSLYETTANGGLEKVNHQLYEGVDPLFPTLKGSYLSGGAGLSSTTADMANFYTMYLQKGQFKGKQLVAPSTVELILRNQLREGVHPSPLPQQPDDFAFTLGGFALTTAGNAYLQPRSIGSFGWGGAYNTHGWADPQKGLIVLLFTQEYLSPYFSIGEEFEAAVYQALP; encoded by the coding sequence ATGAAACATCAGAAAGGATTTTTTCTACTGGCTGGCCTGATCATTTTATCCGCCTACCATACCACCAGCGCACAACTCAAGCCCGACCGCGCAGTACGAATAGACGCCGTCATCAACAAACATATCGCGGCACGCCACATACCGGGCGCCACAGCGCTCATTCTCCGGCACGGCAAAGTGATCTATCAGCAATCGTTCGGTTATGCGGATATGGAAACCCGAAGAGCGATGCGGGCAGATGATATTTTCAGAATTGCGTCCCAATCCAAAGCCCTGACGAGCCTTGCCGTGATGATGCTGTGGGAGGAAGGCAAATTCCTGCTGGATGATCCCCTGTCCAGGTACATCCCCGCATTCAAAGCCCCGAAAGTACTGGTTTCGCATAATCCCGCCGACGATAGTTATACGACGAGGCCGGCCAGCCGGGAAATCACCATCCGCGACCTGTTGCGCCATACCTCCGGCATTGCTTACGCTGCCGTATTCAGCGACCCGGTAATGCAGCGCATCTATGCGAATGCGGGCATTCCTTCGGGCATCGGCACCAGTACATCCACCATCAGGGAAAAGATGGAATTACTGGCCACCCTTCCTTTACAGCACGACCCCGGGGCGGCCTTCACGTACGGGCTGAACACCGACCTGCTGGGGTACCTCGTTGAAATCTGGAGCGGCCAGCCATTGGATGTCTTCATGCGCCAGCGTGTGTTTGAGCCGCTCGAGATGAAAGACACCTGGTTCCATCTCCCGGCTGGCAAAAAAGACCGGCTGGTGAGTCTCTATGAAACCACCGCCAACGGCGGACTTGAAAAAGTCAACCACCAGTTGTATGAAGGCGTTGACCCGCTGTTCCCCACGCTGAAAGGCAGCTATCTGTCGGGCGGGGCCGGCTTAAGCTCCACTACCGCAGACATGGCGAATTTTTATACGATGTACCTCCAAAAAGGTCAGTTCAAAGGAAAACAGCTGGTGGCGCCGTCTACCGTGGAGTTGATACTGCGCAACCAGTTACGCGAAGGCGTTCACCCGTCTCCCCTTCCGCAGCAACCCGACGATTTTGCTTTCACGCTCGGGGGGTTTGCGCTGACAACAGCCGGCAACGCTTATCTCCAGCCCCGCAGTATCGGCTCGTTCGGTTGGGGAGGCGCCTACAACACACATGGCTGGGCGGATCCGCAAAAGGGACTGATAGTGCTGTTGTTCACACAGGAATATCTCTCGCCTTACTTCTCCATCGGGGAGGAGTTTGAAGCGGCAGTGTACCAGGCGCTGCCATAA
- a CDS encoding DUF6597 domain-containing transcriptional factor: protein MKYREITPANRLQQYVKCYYIYESDTSTAFEDIVFPSGAMEIIFNLGAGHWQTDAGSGFVTTPAIELWGQIIRPLPVKSIGKNTMLGIRFFPHAASFILNDKASLFNNQVADFSDIWGEVTTSLHGRLLDTAIWQERIALVENFLLQRLAASEGRWNKAGLIDHIMREMGHEDFFDNIENVASRYGITSRYLQKLFLQYTGLTPKLYTKINRFQQSLKLVTQKDIPLTSIAYHCGYFDQSHFIKEFKSFTGLTPSGYAADTSPITVAAVQN, encoded by the coding sequence ATGAAATATCGAGAGATAACACCGGCAAACAGGCTACAGCAGTATGTAAAATGTTATTACATCTACGAATCGGATACCAGTACGGCATTTGAGGACATCGTATTTCCCAGCGGCGCGATGGAAATCATCTTCAACCTCGGCGCCGGCCATTGGCAGACCGATGCCGGCAGCGGGTTTGTGACCACGCCGGCCATTGAACTGTGGGGGCAAATCATCCGGCCGTTGCCGGTGAAATCGATCGGAAAAAACACCATGCTGGGCATCCGTTTTTTCCCGCATGCCGCGTCCTTTATCCTCAACGACAAAGCAAGCCTGTTCAACAACCAGGTGGCCGACTTCAGCGACATCTGGGGCGAGGTTACCACCTCGCTGCATGGCAGGCTGCTCGATACGGCTATATGGCAGGAAAGAATTGCGCTGGTCGAAAATTTCCTCCTGCAACGGCTGGCCGCATCGGAAGGAAGATGGAACAAGGCAGGGCTGATCGATCACATCATGCGCGAAATGGGGCACGAAGACTTTTTCGACAATATTGAAAACGTGGCGTCCCGCTATGGCATTACCTCGCGTTACCTGCAAAAACTTTTCCTGCAATACACCGGCCTCACCCCGAAACTGTACACCAAGATCAACCGCTTCCAGCAGAGCCTGAAGCTCGTTACGCAAAAAGATATCCCGTTAACCTCCATCGCATATCATTGCGGCTACTTCGACCAGTCGCATTTCATCAAAGAATTCAAATCCTTCACCGGTCTTACGCCCTCCGGTTACGCCGCAGACACTTCTCCCATCACGGTTGCAGCCGTTCAAAACTGA
- a CDS encoding isocitrate lyase/PEP mutase family protein: MNHFRNLHHSNGLLLLPNAWNVKSALIFEEEKFPAVGTSSAAVAASLGYDDGEKIPFTDYFFMLSRIRTSVNIPLSADVEMGYGISNDAIADNILRLADIGVAGINIEDSLIGSSGRTLKNAGIFAKTVSHIKNRLASRNADIFINVRSDIYLLDVHNKQQELEERLPLYEAAGADGIFLPCIAAEKDIAAAAGITKLPLNVMCIPGLPDFDTLHQLGVKRISMGPFLYNKVYENVAQLTSAIMANRNFSAILS; the protein is encoded by the coding sequence ATGAACCACTTCAGAAACCTGCATCATTCCAACGGCCTGCTGTTGCTGCCGAACGCATGGAACGTTAAAAGCGCCCTGATTTTCGAGGAAGAAAAATTCCCGGCCGTAGGCACATCCAGCGCCGCGGTGGCGGCCAGCCTCGGCTACGACGACGGAGAAAAGATCCCTTTCACGGATTATTTCTTCATGCTCAGCCGTATCCGCACATCGGTCAATATCCCATTGTCGGCCGACGTGGAAATGGGTTACGGCATTTCCAACGATGCCATCGCAGACAATATTCTCCGGCTGGCCGACATCGGGGTGGCGGGCATCAACATCGAGGATTCGCTCATCGGCTCTTCCGGGCGAACGCTGAAAAACGCGGGCATCTTCGCCAAAACGGTATCCCATATCAAAAACAGGTTGGCTTCGCGGAATGCGGATATATTCATCAATGTGCGGTCCGACATTTATCTGCTGGATGTTCACAATAAACAGCAGGAACTGGAAGAACGGCTTCCCCTGTATGAGGCGGCCGGAGCGGACGGAATTTTCCTGCCCTGCATCGCTGCGGAAAAAGATATCGCAGCGGCTGCCGGTATCACCAAACTGCCGCTGAACGTGATGTGCATCCCGGGGCTGCCGGATTTCGACACGCTGCATCAGCTGGGCGTCAAACGCATCAGCATGGGGCCCTTTTTGTACAATAAAGTGTATGAAAACGTGGCGCAGCTGACCTCTGCGATCATGGCCAACAGGAACTTCTCCGCCATCCTTTCCTGA
- a CDS encoding sensor histidine kinase — protein sequence MKVLVTAVQEMSLARSLESVMRIVRTAARRLTGADGATFVLRDQGKCYYADEDAIAPLWKGQRFPMDICISGWAMINRKPAVIEDIYQDSRIPIDAYRPTFVKSLLMVPVRSIDPIAAIGNYWAHKHLPSDEEIEMLQSLADITAVNMENIQVYAELEQRVNERTQELIHSLDREKELSAAKTRMVSMASHEFKTPLSAILSSAFLLENYKGEGHEEKKKIQLGKIKSSVNNLNTILHDFLLIDKLDQGKAEMQGERIHLRDFIENLVDEFSSALRIGQKVRFTHEGEMEIVQDAKVLRHILLNLISNASKYSGEHQPIDLHIKVADNKASARVRDYGIGIPYEDQHRIFGNFFRASNAGDIQGTGLGLNIVKRYTDLLNGDISFESKPGEGTCFTLTFGSMTA from the coding sequence ATGAAGGTCCTGGTGACCGCCGTGCAGGAAATGTCCCTGGCTCGCAGTCTTGAATCCGTTATGCGCATCGTGCGCACAGCCGCCCGCCGCCTCACCGGGGCCGACGGCGCCACCTTCGTGCTCCGCGACCAGGGAAAATGTTATTACGCAGATGAAGACGCCATCGCGCCTTTGTGGAAAGGGCAGCGGTTTCCCATGGACATCTGTATCAGCGGCTGGGCCATGATCAACCGCAAGCCGGCGGTGATCGAGGATATTTACCAGGACAGCCGGATTCCCATCGACGCATACCGTCCCACCTTCGTAAAAAGCCTGCTCATGGTGCCGGTAAGAAGCATCGATCCCATTGCGGCGATCGGCAATTACTGGGCGCATAAACACCTGCCTTCCGACGAAGAAATAGAAATGCTGCAGTCGCTGGCGGATATCACGGCCGTCAATATGGAAAACATCCAGGTATATGCGGAACTGGAACAGCGCGTGAACGAGCGTACGCAGGAGCTGATCCATTCGCTCGACCGGGAAAAGGAACTGAGCGCGGCCAAAACCCGCATGGTGTCGATGGCCTCCCATGAATTCAAAACACCCCTCAGCGCGATCCTGTCCAGCGCATTCCTGCTGGAGAACTACAAAGGGGAGGGGCACGAAGAGAAGAAAAAGATACAGCTCGGCAAAATCAAATCGTCCGTCAACAATCTCAATACCATTCTGCACGATTTCCTGCTGATAGACAAGCTCGATCAGGGGAAGGCCGAAATGCAGGGCGAGCGCATCCATCTCCGCGATTTTATAGAAAACCTTGTGGATGAGTTCAGCAGCGCCTTAAGAATCGGCCAGAAAGTACGCTTCACGCACGAGGGCGAAATGGAGATAGTGCAGGATGCCAAGGTATTGCGGCACATCCTGCTGAACCTGATCTCCAACGCCAGCAAATATTCCGGCGAGCACCAGCCGATCGACCTGCACATCAAAGTAGCCGATAACAAAGCATCAGCCAGGGTCAGGGATTACGGCATCGGCATTCCTTATGAAGACCAGCACCGGATATTCGGCAATTTTTTCAGGGCGTCCAATGCCGGCGACATCCAGGGTACCGGCCTGGGCCTGAACATCGTGAAACGTTATACCGATCTGCTGAACGGCGATATTTCCTTCGAGAGCAAGCCCGGCGAAGGCACCTGTTTTACTTTGACATTCGGGAGCATGACCGCATGA